From a region of the Nitrospira sp. genome:
- a CDS encoding serine hydrolase — protein sequence MDFIAYHDRSSSDHQAQFNRLFPQGYRIISLSVYQPNNPLYAAVWVRRSGPDWSAVHGLDVAQYQTAFNNAAAAGFHPIILSVAGSRSNPIVAGVFEQRPGGTPLTRLGLVSGNATDPGTIQHWDKQAHDQGWIMAGGAIYGDPGTPTYAGIWPVNGDRVPWSADGILDDHDDYQQRFDAQISGNARLAYAAVSGDEHYLSIYRSDQIGPYLARHGLTSAGYQTEFNRLVPLGYYPISVQAGGSGSGIRFTVIFAKQEAPLLRQWTVTGVGQSSAAAVDDTMRGVLQAAGVRNASLAVVDNTRLVFARGYTWAEPGYPIALPTTLFRIASVSKTFAAVAAHQLIDQGLLHLHDTVQGILGLTTPTGLPPTDPSFAAITVEDLLFHRSRLNPDFYWSDTAVAAAFGVSLPVTEAQLASFKCSEMLLATAPPYNNWGYALLGMVVARVRGVASFFDAIRSSILQPLQMTRVRTATSLAGANFADEARYHRSGETALTLAVGRSVMTADQPLVADVYGNLHLENGASGGGLSCAAVDLARFVAAFNVNRANPMLRRSAIVAMLNAAAHSGLPRAGNGFDGVAVTGSSFRCDKGGYIWTSQNAISFDLDGLGIVVCYNGVNDAALFQTGWPAIRAAIEAVPWSSHANYFPDFGMPAFT from the coding sequence ATGGACTTCATCGCCTACCACGACCGCAGCAGTTCGGACCACCAGGCTCAGTTCAACAGGCTGTTCCCTCAAGGCTACCGGATAATTTCTTTGAGCGTGTACCAGCCGAACAACCCGCTGTATGCCGCAGTGTGGGTGCGGCGCAGCGGACCGGATTGGTCAGCCGTGCACGGGTTGGACGTGGCGCAGTACCAGACAGCCTTCAATAATGCCGCCGCGGCAGGATTCCATCCGATCATACTCAGCGTCGCGGGTTCCCGCAGCAATCCGATAGTGGCAGGCGTCTTTGAACAGCGCCCAGGAGGGACGCCGCTCACCCGTCTCGGCCTTGTGAGTGGAAACGCCACCGACCCCGGTACGATCCAGCATTGGGACAAGCAAGCCCACGACCAGGGTTGGATCATGGCCGGTGGAGCGATCTACGGCGATCCTGGCACACCCACATACGCGGGTATCTGGCCGGTGAACGGCGACCGTGTTCCCTGGAGTGCGGACGGTATCCTGGACGACCACGATGACTATCAGCAGCGCTTCGACGCGCAAATTAGCGGCAACGCCCGCCTCGCTTACGCGGCGGTGTCCGGCGACGAACACTATCTCTCGATCTACCGTAGCGACCAGATCGGGCCGTATCTAGCGAGGCACGGACTGACGAGCGCAGGCTACCAAACGGAGTTCAATCGACTCGTCCCCTTGGGCTACTATCCGATTAGCGTACAAGCCGGCGGCAGCGGCTCTGGGATACGATTCACCGTTATCTTCGCAAAGCAAGAAGCTCCGTTGCTGCGGCAATGGACGGTCACCGGCGTTGGGCAGTCATCGGCAGCCGCAGTCGACGACACCATGCGTGGGGTGTTACAAGCCGCTGGCGTACGTAACGCTTCATTGGCTGTGGTCGACAACACCCGTCTCGTCTTTGCACGGGGCTACACCTGGGCCGAACCCGGCTATCCGATAGCCTTGCCGACGACTCTGTTCCGCATCGCCAGTGTTTCGAAAACCTTCGCTGCAGTCGCCGCTCACCAGCTCATTGATCAAGGGCTCCTGCACTTACACGACACCGTGCAGGGCATCCTTGGCCTGACCACTCCGACGGGTTTGCCGCCCACCGACCCAAGCTTTGCCGCGATTACAGTGGAGGACCTTCTGTTTCATCGCAGTCGGCTCAACCCGGATTTTTACTGGTCAGATACCGCAGTCGCTGCGGCGTTCGGCGTCTCCCTCCCGGTTACCGAAGCACAGCTCGCCTCCTTCAAATGCAGCGAGATGCTGCTGGCCACCGCTCCGCCCTATAACAACTGGGGCTATGCCTTACTCGGCATGGTGGTGGCGCGTGTGCGGGGCGTCGCTTCCTTCTTCGACGCAATTCGCAGCAGTATTCTCCAGCCCTTGCAAATGACACGCGTGCGTACCGCAACTTCGCTGGCCGGAGCTAACTTCGCCGACGAGGCTCGCTATCACCGCAGTGGCGAAACCGCGCTTACGCTGGCGGTGGGACGTAGCGTAATGACCGCCGACCAACCGCTGGTAGCCGATGTATACGGCAATCTACACCTCGAAAATGGCGCGAGCGGTGGCGGCCTGTCCTGCGCTGCCGTCGACCTGGCCCGTTTCGTGGCGGCATTCAATGTCAATCGTGCCAACCCGATGTTGCGCCGATCCGCGATCGTCGCCATGCTCAATGCAGCGGCCCACTCGGGACTGCCGCGCGCAGGCAACGGGTTCGATGGCGTCGCAGTCACAGGCTCCAGTTTTCGCTGCGACAAAGGCGGTTACATCTGGACTTCGCAGAATGCCATCAGCTTCGACCTCGATGGCCTGGGCATCGTCGTCTGCTACAACGGCGTCAACGACGCGGCGTTATTCCAGACCGGATGGCCCGCCATTCGCGCTGCGATCGAGGCCGTGCCTTGGTCAAGCCATGCGAACTACTTTCCTGATTTCGGGATGCCTGCATTCACTTAA
- a CDS encoding class I SAM-dependent methyltransferase — protein MPSSHVQNWHPAQYAANARFVSDLGMPVLELLSSKPGERILDLGCGDGVLTRKIVESGCAVVGIDASPDMVAAARLQGLDAQVMDAHTMSFRNEFDAVFSNAALHWIQQPDRVIAGVWEALKGGGRFVGEFGGYGNVNAIVNALESALLSRNLEAINPWYFPRPEEYGALLTAKGFVVTSLALIPRPTPLPNGMRAWLETFAQPYVSALPIDQRPEFISEVTDALAPMLRDANGDWHADYVRLRFSAMKP, from the coding sequence ATGCCTTCATCCCATGTACAAAATTGGCATCCCGCTCAATATGCCGCAAACGCCCGGTTTGTCTCGGATCTCGGCATGCCCGTGTTGGAGCTCCTGTCCTCGAAACCAGGGGAGCGAATCCTTGATCTCGGCTGCGGTGATGGTGTGCTGACCCGTAAGATCGTGGAGTCTGGGTGCGCGGTGGTCGGGATCGATGCAAGCCCGGATATGGTCGCTGCGGCCCGATTGCAAGGACTAGATGCTCAGGTGATGGATGCGCACACGATGTCCTTCAGGAATGAATTTGACGCCGTGTTTTCAAACGCCGCACTACACTGGATCCAACAACCCGATCGGGTTATCGCCGGCGTCTGGGAGGCGCTCAAAGGCGGCGGTCGTTTTGTCGGTGAGTTCGGTGGATACGGCAACGTCAACGCCATTGTGAACGCACTCGAGTCTGCACTCCTTTCGCGAAACCTCGAGGCGATCAATCCTTGGTATTTCCCGCGCCCGGAAGAATACGGAGCACTGCTTACAGCGAAGGGTTTTGTCGTCACAAGCCTTGCCCTCATTCCACGCCCCACTCCCCTGCCCAATGGTATGCGCGCCTGGCTTGAGACATTTGCGCAGCCGTACGTGTCGGCATTGCCCATCGACCAAAGACCGGAGTTTATTTCCGAAGTCACTGACGCATTAGCGCCCATGCTCCGCGATGCCAACGGCGACTGGCATGCAGATTACGTTCGCTTACGGTTTTCCGCAATGAAACCATAA
- a CDS encoding VIT family protein, whose protein sequence is MYLRQETDAVRHREPHRIHRAGWLRAAVLGANDGIVSTASLILGVAAAGASSQSIVVAGVAGLVAGAMSMAAGEYISVSSQADTERADLDREQTELAADPEREHAEMTAMYVARGVDHGLASAVTTQLMTHDALGAHSREELGLTDTVAARPVQAALASAGTFSVGALLPLLIVVAAPKSMILWAVSGSSLFFLALLGSLAAQAGGAPIMRGAARVTFWGALAMAVTAGVGALFGAGF, encoded by the coding sequence ATGTATTTGCGCCAAGAAACGGACGCGGTAAGACATCGCGAACCGCACAGGATTCATCGTGCCGGCTGGCTGCGCGCAGCGGTGCTTGGTGCGAATGACGGTATTGTGTCCACGGCCAGTCTCATATTGGGCGTGGCGGCGGCAGGCGCAAGTTCACAGAGCATTGTCGTTGCCGGTGTGGCCGGACTTGTAGCCGGCGCCATGTCCATGGCGGCCGGGGAGTATATTTCGGTCAGCTCGCAAGCTGACACCGAACGGGCGGATCTGGATCGGGAACAGACGGAATTGGCCGCTGATCCCGAGCGAGAGCACGCGGAAATGACCGCTATGTATGTCGCGCGTGGAGTCGATCACGGCCTCGCCTCTGCTGTCACGACCCAATTGATGACCCATGATGCACTGGGCGCGCATAGCCGTGAAGAGCTGGGTCTCACTGACACAGTGGCTGCTCGACCGGTTCAAGCCGCACTCGCGTCGGCCGGCACGTTTTCGGTTGGTGCACTCCTCCCGCTCCTGATTGTCGTGGCGGCGCCGAAATCGATGATTCTGTGGGCCGTGTCAGGCAGCTCACTCTTCTTTCTTGCATTACTCGGCTCGCTGGCCGCGCAGGCCGGTGGCGCGCCAATCATGAGAGGTGCCGCGCGAGTTACTTTCTGGGGTGCCTTGGCCATGGCGGTCACGGCTGGCGTTGGAGCCTTGTTTGGAGCAGGGTTCTAA
- a CDS encoding PilZ domain-containing protein has translation MTRYNRRHHGEMMMARFSHKRTYQRYPFHAPLMIGGESFVEEGTLRNLSMHGCAMECDRELPIGSNVRVSLLLPDQTSALPIELGRVTWVQGNECGIEFVQLPLQSRQRLNRTLRIALMQFLNARKNRELETCSA, from the coding sequence GTGACGAGATACAATCGGCGCCATCATGGGGAGATGATGATGGCGCGCTTTTCTCACAAGAGAACCTACCAGCGGTATCCCTTCCATGCTCCACTGATGATCGGCGGAGAGTCGTTCGTCGAGGAGGGCACGCTCCGAAATCTTTCGATGCACGGGTGTGCGATGGAATGCGATCGGGAATTACCCATCGGCAGCAACGTCAGAGTGAGTCTGCTCTTACCCGATCAGACGTCCGCACTACCTATTGAACTGGGCCGGGTAACCTGGGTGCAGGGAAATGAATGCGGGATTGAATTCGTGCAGCTGCCGCTCCAATCGCGTCAACGTCTCAATCGCACATTGCGTATCGCCCTCATGCAGTTCCTGAACGCTCGCAAGAATCGGGAATTAGAGACGTGCAGCGCTTAG
- a CDS encoding cupin: MAILIERPTRVPAAGNKPKLIDEFIGRVNSGTSGVSIARMQSPTGWQEPGQMPEFDEYTVVLRGMLRVETKQNVLEVQAGQAVMTARGEWVRYSTPGPDGAEYLAICIPAFSPGTVHRDSA, encoded by the coding sequence ATGGCGATTTTAATCGAACGTCCAACGCGAGTGCCGGCGGCGGGGAACAAACCGAAGCTGATCGACGAGTTCATCGGCCGAGTGAATTCCGGCACTTCAGGGGTGAGTATTGCCCGCATGCAGAGTCCAACGGGATGGCAGGAGCCTGGGCAAATGCCGGAGTTCGACGAATACACGGTGGTTTTGCGCGGGATGCTGCGGGTGGAGACGAAGCAGAACGTACTGGAAGTACAGGCTGGACAGGCCGTGATGACCGCGCGCGGAGAATGGGTGCGGTATAGCACGCCCGGTCCGGACGGAGCCGAGTATCTCGCCATTTGTATTCCGGCGTTTTCACCGGGAACGGTTCATCGCGATAGTGCTTAG
- a CDS encoding inorganic pyrophosphatase — translation MADAYGGSDPFQRLLRLMFKAHPWHGVSIGQEAPDVVTAYIEIVPTDTVKYEVDKSSGFLKVDRPQRFSNFCPVYYGLIPQTYSGEQVAAIFGKRARRKDMVGDGDPLDICVLSEKSIPHSDILLTALPIGGLSLADGGDADDKIIAVMRDDAVYGNFTDISQCPAALMDRLQHYFLTYKSAPGTTHHKVEITSVYGREEALKVIRASHADYRAKYPELSSLWPRKL, via the coding sequence ATGGCTGACGCATATGGAGGAAGCGATCCCTTCCAACGCCTGCTCAGGCTGATGTTCAAGGCGCATCCGTGGCACGGCGTATCCATCGGGCAAGAAGCCCCGGACGTAGTCACCGCCTACATCGAAATCGTCCCGACCGACACGGTCAAATATGAAGTGGACAAGAGCAGCGGTTTTCTCAAGGTGGACCGGCCGCAGCGGTTTTCCAACTTCTGCCCGGTCTATTATGGACTGATTCCGCAGACCTATTCCGGAGAACAAGTGGCCGCCATCTTCGGCAAGCGAGCGCGCCGCAAGGACATGGTGGGGGATGGTGATCCGCTCGATATCTGCGTGTTGTCGGAAAAGAGCATTCCGCACAGCGACATCCTGCTGACTGCGCTCCCGATCGGCGGATTGAGCCTAGCCGACGGCGGTGACGCAGACGACAAGATCATCGCCGTGATGCGGGACGATGCCGTGTACGGCAACTTCACGGACATTTCACAATGTCCGGCGGCGCTCATGGATCGGTTGCAGCATTATTTTCTGACGTATAAAAGCGCCCCCGGGACGACACATCACAAGGTGGAAATCACCAGCGTGTACGGACGGGAAGAAGCATTGAAGGTCATCCGTGCCAGCCACGCCGATTACCGAGCGAAGTATCCTGAACTGAGTTCCTTGTGGCCGAGAAAGTTGTAG
- a CDS encoding HNH nuclease family protein produces the protein MARNHPSHREETYRARALKLFPWICAHCGREFDGKKLNQLTVHHKDHNHDNNPLDGSNWELLCLYCHDNEHQRYLVADTPGETPPSREQERPSTFTPFAHLAGLLKRKDVA, from the coding sequence ATGGCACGGAACCACCCGTCTCATCGCGAAGAGACGTATAGGGCTCGCGCGCTCAAACTCTTTCCATGGATTTGCGCGCACTGCGGACGAGAATTTGACGGCAAAAAGCTGAACCAGCTCACCGTCCATCACAAGGATCACAATCACGACAACAATCCACTCGACGGCAGCAACTGGGAGTTGCTGTGTCTCTATTGTCATGACAATGAGCACCAGCGATATCTGGTAGCTGACACGCCTGGTGAGACCCCGCCGAGCCGGGAGCAGGAACGGCCTTCGACCTTCACACCCTTCGCCCATCTCGCGGGCTTGTTGAAGCGCAAGGACGTAGCCTGA
- a CDS encoding MBL fold metallo-hydrolase produces MTTITEVAPDLFRITTFVKPFDIQFSQFLVRDEQPLLFHTGPRALFSATKDAVMSLLDVRTLRWIGFSHFEADESGTLPEWQTLAPQSDAVCSVVGKLVSVDDCLSLRPAKGMTDGEVLQTGRYRFQFLSTPHVPHCWEAGLLFEETQRTLLCSDLFHQNGDVEPITESDVIERCRTTLVEYQKGPLANYVPYCTLTDTTLKRLAALQPKTLATMHGSVYVGNGSQALLDLAGVWREVLGPR; encoded by the coding sequence ATGACGACGATTACCGAGGTGGCGCCGGACCTCTTCCGGATCACAACGTTCGTGAAACCATTCGACATCCAATTCAGTCAGTTCCTCGTGCGCGATGAACAGCCTCTCTTGTTCCACACAGGACCGCGCGCGTTGTTCTCGGCGACAAAAGACGCCGTGATGTCGCTGCTCGATGTTCGGACCTTACGATGGATCGGATTCAGCCATTTTGAAGCCGACGAGTCCGGCACTCTGCCTGAGTGGCAGACCCTCGCGCCACAGTCTGACGCGGTATGCAGTGTGGTCGGAAAACTTGTGAGCGTCGATGATTGTCTCTCACTTCGGCCCGCCAAAGGCATGACCGATGGGGAGGTGTTGCAGACCGGACGGTATCGCTTTCAATTCCTCTCGACGCCGCATGTGCCGCACTGTTGGGAAGCGGGATTGTTGTTCGAGGAAACACAACGGACTCTCTTGTGCTCGGATCTCTTCCATCAAAACGGCGACGTGGAACCCATCACAGAATCGGATGTCATCGAGCGATGCAGGACCACCCTCGTTGAGTATCAAAAGGGTCCGCTGGCGAATTATGTGCCGTATTGCACGTTGACGGACACGACGCTGAAACGGTTGGCTGCGCTGCAGCCAAAGACACTGGCGACGATGCACGGTTCCGTGTATGTCGGGAATGGGAGCCAAGCGCTGCTTGATCTTGCGGGGGTATGGCGAGAGGTATTGGGGCCACGGTAG
- a CDS encoding VOC family protein, which produces MRIAEFAFIVYPATDKARSRAFYEGVLGLTPAMSLDIPDGFWIEYEIGPHTLAVGKEPFLKPSGDGPHLAMEVEDFDQTIEHLQHHNVQFAHEPFDLPGCRAAIIVDPDGNKLGIHQRKVKG; this is translated from the coding sequence ATGCGGATTGCCGAATTTGCCTTCATTGTCTATCCTGCCACAGACAAGGCACGGTCCCGAGCGTTCTACGAGGGTGTGCTCGGACTCACCCCTGCCATGTCCCTCGACATCCCGGATGGTTTTTGGATCGAGTACGAGATCGGGCCCCATACACTCGCCGTTGGAAAGGAACCATTCCTCAAACCCTCAGGTGATGGTCCCCACCTCGCCATGGAAGTGGAAGACTTCGACCAGACGATCGAACATCTCCAACATCACAATGTGCAGTTCGCCCATGAGCCGTTCGACTTGCCCGGCTGCAGGGCGGCGATCATCGTCGACCCCGACGGCAACAAGCTCGGCATCCACCAGCGAAAAGTGAAGGGCTGA
- a CDS encoding methyltransferase domain-containing protein, whose translation METRAMVLEGEDVMVRLKAIWTAGDYDRFSRYMEGGAREFYERLNVTPHCQFLDVACGSGQLALLAARDGAEVTGVDIAGNLVERARSRAEAEGLSARFEEGDAQALPFTNARFDVVTSLIGAMFAPRPDRVAHELLRVCVPGGTIAMANWTPQGFVGQMFKTVSGFIAPSGMPAPVLWGDETTVRERLGRGLSELNLTRQQYRFEYPFPPSEVVEFFRLYYGPTNRAFASLDQDGQGRLRKELEDLWTRHNQSGPNCTMVYGEYLEVIGIRA comes from the coding sequence ATGGAGACACGTGCAATGGTGCTTGAAGGGGAGGATGTCATGGTACGCCTCAAGGCAATCTGGACGGCCGGGGACTACGATCGCTTTTCCCGGTACATGGAAGGAGGGGCCCGCGAGTTTTACGAGCGACTCAACGTGACCCCTCATTGTCAGTTCCTGGACGTCGCCTGTGGCTCAGGTCAACTGGCTTTGCTTGCAGCGCGTGATGGCGCAGAGGTTACCGGCGTGGATATCGCAGGGAATCTGGTGGAGCGTGCCCGGTCGCGGGCAGAGGCGGAAGGACTGTCCGCTCGCTTCGAGGAAGGAGATGCTCAAGCGCTGCCCTTTACGAATGCCCGATTCGATGTCGTGACAAGCCTCATCGGCGCCATGTTCGCGCCTCGACCTGATCGTGTTGCGCACGAATTGCTCCGTGTCTGTGTGCCGGGCGGTACGATCGCCATGGCCAATTGGACGCCACAGGGTTTTGTCGGACAAATGTTCAAGACCGTGTCGGGATTCATTGCGCCATCTGGAATGCCGGCGCCGGTCCTGTGGGGTGACGAGACCACCGTCCGCGAGCGGCTGGGCCGCGGCCTCTCAGAACTCAACTTGACCAGACAACAGTATCGCTTCGAATACCCATTTCCGCCGTCTGAGGTCGTCGAATTCTTTCGTCTCTACTATGGGCCGACCAATCGAGCGTTCGCCTCGCTCGACCAGGACGGCCAGGGACGCCTTCGGAAAGAATTGGAGGATTTGTGGACGCGGCACAATCAATCCGGGCCGAACTGTACCATGGTGTATGGAGAATATCTTGAGGTCATCGGTATTCGAGCGTGA
- a CDS encoding AraC family transcriptional regulator, translating into MDVLSEVLKAVKLDGAVFFNGEFSAPWCALEPDSCTMAGYLSAHSAHVIIFHLVTEGRCYARVEDDGTPLPLEAGDIVIFPHGHAHRMGNGLAVAPMNSAQTLRRVLAEGLKLSQFGGGGELTKLICGYMTCDLQLSRMLLAGLPPIVKINIRDNAAGRWLEDTLRYSVDHAEASGPGGAAVVAKLSEALFVETLRRYIAGLPPTQIGWLAGVRDQEVGKTLALLHREPARPWTIATLANEVGISRSVLAQRFRNYLSDTPIGYLTRWRMHLAAQLLQSTSKSVAEVAGDVGYESEPSFNRAFKREFKLPPARFRADTRSRVRSTAPSPVLVES; encoded by the coding sequence ATGGACGTGCTCTCTGAAGTGCTGAAAGCCGTGAAGCTCGACGGCGCTGTGTTCTTTAACGGCGAATTCTCTGCACCCTGGTGCGCGCTTGAGCCGGACTCGTGCACCATGGCCGGGTACCTGTCCGCCCATTCCGCGCATGTGATCATTTTTCACCTGGTGACCGAGGGACGGTGCTATGCGCGCGTGGAGGATGATGGCACGCCGCTGCCTCTGGAGGCCGGCGACATTGTCATCTTTCCCCATGGTCACGCACACCGGATGGGAAACGGCCTCGCCGTGGCGCCAATGAATAGTGCACAGACTCTACGTCGCGTACTCGCGGAAGGCCTCAAACTTTCTCAATTCGGCGGGGGCGGAGAACTCACAAAACTCATCTGTGGCTATATGACCTGCGATCTTCAGCTCAGTCGCATGTTGCTGGCCGGTCTCCCGCCGATCGTGAAGATCAATATCCGGGATAATGCGGCCGGGCGTTGGCTGGAAGACACACTCCGCTATTCAGTGGACCATGCCGAAGCCTCTGGTCCCGGCGGGGCGGCCGTAGTGGCAAAACTGTCCGAAGCGCTCTTCGTGGAAACGTTGCGGCGGTACATTGCGGGGCTGCCCCCGACGCAGATAGGCTGGCTCGCCGGTGTCCGAGATCAGGAGGTCGGGAAAACATTGGCCCTGTTGCATCGAGAGCCGGCTCGACCCTGGACAATCGCCACATTGGCGAACGAAGTCGGTATCTCTCGCTCCGTGCTCGCCCAGCGGTTCCGCAATTATCTCTCAGACACCCCGATCGGGTATCTGACACGCTGGAGAATGCACCTCGCCGCACAACTGTTACAATCGACATCGAAGAGTGTGGCCGAGGTAGCCGGGGATGTGGGATACGAGTCCGAACCCTCCTTCAACCGGGCCTTCAAGCGAGAATTCAAACTTCCGCCGGCGCGGTTTCGCGCCGATACACGATCCCGCGTTCGAAGCACGGCTCCATCGCCGGTTTTGGTTGAATCCTAG
- a CDS encoding DUF3617 domain-containing protein encodes MFKTIVALRTLGVVVAVGLVFDFVIPGVMPDAQAESLNVKPGAWEMTVTTVASGMKLSPEMSARMTPPQRTQMEQMMKAREGKPHTTTAQSCITKADVAHDRIIKEMEEEEDDEVPCKIKVISKSSSKLALDQICPGPPPSTTHFTIEAKTTESLVAIGDREQSGSGKVHMDIKGRWLGADCTGIDD; translated from the coding sequence ATGTTCAAGACGATCGTGGCGCTCAGAACCCTTGGAGTTGTCGTAGCAGTGGGACTTGTTTTTGATTTCGTCATTCCCGGTGTGATGCCGGATGCACAAGCGGAGTCCTTGAATGTCAAACCCGGCGCGTGGGAGATGACGGTTACGACGGTTGCGTCGGGGATGAAACTCTCGCCAGAGATGTCGGCTAGGATGACGCCACCACAACGCACCCAAATGGAGCAGATGATGAAAGCCCGCGAGGGCAAGCCACACACAACAACCGCGCAGTCATGTATTACGAAAGCGGATGTGGCTCACGATCGCATTATCAAAGAGATGGAAGAGGAAGAAGATGATGAGGTGCCATGCAAGATCAAAGTGATCTCGAAATCCTCCTCAAAGCTGGCACTTGATCAGATTTGTCCAGGCCCTCCACCCTCAACGACCCATTTCACGATCGAGGCCAAGACGACGGAAAGCCTTGTAGCAATCGGTGACAGAGAACAATCGGGATCAGGTAAGGTACATATGGACATCAAAGGGAGGTGGCTGGGCGCCGACTGTACCGGAATCGACGATTAG
- a CDS encoding antibiotic biosynthesis monooxygenase: MAGRRLYRNRRLDQELAFSDHLEAMMPDTSLRVIARVKAKEDQIAQVREILSAVVEPTRREAGCLSYQLVENTSSPAEFVFIEEWASPAAEQAHFSTPHILGALHQLSGLLMTEPEICRYVIVK; this comes from the coding sequence GTGGCTGGGCGCCGACTGTACCGGAATCGACGATTAGATCAGGAGCTGGCCTTCAGCGACCATCTTGAAGCCATGATGCCGGACACTTCTCTTCGAGTCATTGCGCGCGTCAAAGCCAAGGAGGACCAGATCGCTCAGGTTCGAGAGATCCTCTCGGCAGTCGTCGAGCCAACTCGCCGAGAGGCAGGATGTCTGAGTTATCAGCTTGTGGAGAATACCTCTAGCCCCGCTGAATTCGTATTTATCGAAGAATGGGCAAGTCCTGCAGCAGAACAGGCACATTTTTCGACTCCACACATTTTAGGCGCATTGCATCAGTTGTCGGGACTTCTGATGACGGAGCCGGAGATTTGCCGGTATGTCATTGTGAAATAA